In the genome of Massilibacillus massiliensis, one region contains:
- a CDS encoding peptidoglycan-binding protein has translation MEFKWKLAVNYALSNWDGEYEFENDCTSFVSYCWRAAGIPEETVAYDPTDGWYFEDRRANHHAAAWKNVEIFHNFMVNIKEYCDVYEDGWVSFHENAKLGDVIQFLVPGKGWYHSAIITRIDEGVLGKSLYYAAHTDSHRCKSLARFWGEVRILHIKDEYRSDDGTLDDPNPESEGFFDDVGDNIIIKVQKALNSAGYDCGDPDGVQGPATTEALKAFQRENGLYPDGIIGPQTLNALGIQD, from the coding sequence ATGGAATTTAAATGGAAACTAGCGGTGAATTATGCACTAAGCAATTGGGATGGAGAATACGAGTTTGAAAACGATTGCACCAGCTTCGTATCGTATTGCTGGCGAGCAGCGGGCATTCCTGAAGAAACGGTGGCGTATGACCCGACCGACGGTTGGTATTTTGAAGATAGACGTGCTAACCACCACGCAGCTGCATGGAAAAATGTAGAAATTTTTCACAACTTTATGGTTAATATCAAAGAATACTGTGACGTGTATGAGGATGGTTGGGTTTCATTCCATGAAAACGCTAAGTTAGGTGATGTTATCCAATTTTTGGTGCCTGGTAAGGGGTGGTATCATTCAGCAATTATAACTAGAATTGATGAGGGAGTTTTGGGTAAATCTTTATATTATGCCGCGCATACAGACTCTCACAGATGCAAAAGCCTTGCTCGTTTCTGGGGCGAAGTGAGAATCCTGCATATAAAAGATGAGTATCGATCTGACGACGGTACCCTTGACGACCCTAACCCGGAGTCAGAGGGATTTTTTGACGATGTAGGAGATAATATTATTATTAAAGTTCAAAAAGCGCTTAACAGTGCGGGCTATGACTGTGGCGATCCAGATGGCGTACAGGGACCGGCTACAACAGAGGCGCTTAAAGCATTTCAGAGAGAGAACGGCCTGTATCCGGATGGTATTATTGGTCCTCAAACGCTTAACGCTCTGGGGATTCAAGACTAA
- the serA gene encoding phosphoglycerate dehydrogenase yields the protein MKVLIADGVSQEGIDILSKDFEVVVKPKLPADELLEIIPQFDGLIVRSASKVTKEVLAAAANLKVIGRAGVGVDNIDVQAATDKGVIVLNAPEGNTIAATEHTMAMMLAMSRNIPIANETLQKGEWNRSKYVGVELREKTLGVIGLGRIGSGVAKRAQAFDMNIIGYDPYINEERAKNLGIEVVSLDEIYERADFITVHMPLTPQTKGMINKEIMAKMKKGVRLVNCARGGIIDEKDLAEAVKEGIVAGAAIDVFTSEPLGLEHPLVGVDHIVLTPHLGASTMEAQVGVAVDVAHGVAGALKGEPVLTAVNMAPVSAQVMKLIKPYFTLAERMGCTARSLANGAIHEVEVEYKGEISELDTKMVTTAVLKGILNPILQEVVNYVNAPSIAKSRNIKVKEVKYKEAENFANLLTVRIKAKKDEVISIQGTLFGEEARIVSINGYRVDVDPHARILICPHINCPGIIGKVGSVMGAAGINISSMQVGKTDVSGTNIMVLSVDNDIPSHVLDEVVAIEGIFGAKLVNFYAI from the coding sequence ATGAAGGTTTTAATTGCTGATGGTGTATCGCAAGAAGGAATTGATATTTTAAGTAAGGATTTTGAAGTTGTTGTAAAACCTAAATTGCCTGCGGATGAATTGCTGGAAATTATACCGCAGTTTGATGGACTTATCGTACGCAGTGCGAGTAAGGTGACAAAAGAAGTATTAGCAGCTGCAGCAAATTTAAAAGTCATCGGTCGGGCTGGCGTCGGCGTGGATAATATTGATGTGCAGGCTGCAACCGATAAAGGTGTGATTGTATTGAATGCACCTGAGGGGAATACGATTGCGGCAACGGAGCATACGATGGCAATGATGCTTGCTATGTCAAGAAATATTCCGATTGCAAATGAAACTTTGCAAAAGGGAGAATGGAATCGCAGCAAATATGTTGGGGTTGAGCTTAGAGAAAAAACACTTGGAGTTATTGGCTTAGGGCGCATTGGCAGTGGAGTTGCAAAACGTGCACAAGCTTTTGATATGAATATAATCGGCTATGATCCATATATCAATGAAGAACGAGCAAAAAATCTGGGGATTGAAGTTGTCTCTTTAGATGAAATTTATGAAAGAGCAGATTTTATTACGGTGCATATGCCGCTGACACCACAAACAAAAGGCATGATTAATAAAGAAATCATGGCAAAAATGAAGAAGGGTGTTCGTTTGGTAAATTGTGCCCGCGGCGGAATTATTGATGAAAAAGATCTTGCAGAAGCGGTAAAGGAAGGGATTGTGGCAGGTGCTGCAATTGATGTATTTACAAGTGAACCACTTGGCCTAGAACATCCATTGGTTGGTGTAGATCACATTGTTTTAACGCCGCATCTCGGTGCCTCTACGATGGAAGCGCAAGTTGGTGTTGCAGTTGATGTTGCGCACGGTGTTGCTGGAGCACTTAAAGGCGAACCAGTATTGACAGCGGTGAATATGGCGCCGGTTTCTGCACAAGTGATGAAGTTAATTAAACCTTATTTTACCTTGGCAGAGCGTATGGGGTGTACCGCACGTTCATTGGCAAATGGAGCAATTCATGAGGTGGAGGTCGAATATAAAGGAGAAATCTCTGAACTCGATACCAAAATGGTTACGACCGCGGTATTAAAAGGAATATTGAATCCGATTTTACAGGAAGTTGTAAATTATGTAAATGCGCCAAGTATTGCAAAATCACGTAATATTAAAGTAAAGGAAGTAAAATATAAAGAAGCTGAGAATTTTGCCAATTTACTTACGGTTCGTATCAAAGCAAAAAAAGATGAAGTGATTTCGATACAAGGCACATTATTTGGAGAAGAAGCGCGTATCGTTTCGATTAACGGTTATAGAGTTGACGTTGATCCACATGCGAGAATTTTGATCTGCCCGCATATTAACTGCCCTGGTATTATTGGTAAAGTTGGTTCTGTTATGGGCGCAGCTGGTATTAATATTTCTAGTATGCAGGTCGGTAAGACAGACGTTTCGGGTACAAACATTATGGTATTGAGTGTGGATAATGATATTCCGAGTCATGTGTTGGATGAGGTAGTTGCAATTGAAGGAATTTTTGGCGCAAAATTAGTAAATTTTTACGCAATATAA
- the serC gene encoding 3-phosphoserine/phosphohydroxythreonine transaminase — MENRIFNFNAGPAVLPLDVLKEAQAEFLNFDNTGMSILEISHRSKPYENVHNNAVATVKELMGLGDDYEVLFIQGGASMQFNMVPMNFLKSGKIGNYVVTGSFAKKALKEGKIIGATHVAATSESANFAYIPKAEDIKLSENAAYLHICYNNTIFGTEWNYIPETNDVPLIADMSSDILSRPIDFSKFSMIYAGVQKNLGPAGVTLVVIRKSMLENLPDHLSTMLRYDTYANNNSLYNTPPAFSIYIVSKVLDWIKHNGGLTAMEKRNKEKATLVYDAIDHSNGFYRGHAQKDSRSNMNVTFRLPNEALEKQFIAEASAAGLGGLKGHRSVGGLRASIYNAMPKEGCQKLADFMAEFQRNNA, encoded by the coding sequence TTGGAAAATCGTATTTTTAACTTCAATGCAGGACCTGCTGTATTACCACTTGATGTATTAAAAGAAGCGCAAGCGGAATTCTTAAACTTTGACAATACGGGTATGTCAATTTTGGAAATCAGCCATCGTTCAAAACCTTATGAAAACGTACACAATAACGCTGTTGCTACGGTAAAAGAACTTATGGGATTAGGCGACGATTATGAAGTTCTTTTCATCCAAGGCGGCGCTAGTATGCAGTTTAATATGGTTCCGATGAATTTCTTAAAGAGCGGAAAAATCGGCAATTATGTAGTAACGGGTTCCTTTGCCAAAAAGGCTCTAAAAGAAGGTAAAATCATTGGCGCCACGCATGTAGCTGCAACAAGTGAATCAGCTAATTTCGCCTATATTCCGAAAGCAGAAGATATCAAACTTAGTGAAAACGCAGCCTACCTTCATATTTGCTATAACAATACAATCTTCGGTACTGAATGGAACTACATTCCAGAAACAAATGATGTGCCGCTCATTGCCGATATGTCTTCTGATATACTTTCCAGGCCAATAGATTTCTCAAAGTTTTCCATGATCTACGCAGGTGTTCAAAAAAATCTCGGCCCAGCTGGTGTAACACTTGTCGTTATCCGCAAATCCATGCTGGAAAATCTGCCAGATCACTTGTCGACCATGCTTCGCTATGATACGTATGCAAACAATAATTCTCTTTACAATACGCCGCCAGCTTTCAGTATTTACATCGTGAGTAAAGTTTTAGACTGGATTAAGCATAACGGCGGTCTTACTGCAATGGAAAAACGCAATAAAGAAAAAGCTACGCTTGTCTATGATGCAATAGATCACAGCAATGGCTTTTACCGCGGACATGCACAAAAAGACAGTCGCTCTAATATGAATGTAACCTTCCGCTTACCAAATGAAGCTTTAGAAAAACAATTCATTGCTGAAGCATCGGCGGCAGGACTCGGCGGCTTGAAAGGACACCGTTCCGTTGGCGGACTTCGAGCTTCCATCTACAATGCAATGCCAAAAGAAGGCTGTCAAAAACTCGCTGATTTCATGGCCGAATTTCAACGAAATAACGCTTGA
- a CDS encoding flavin reductase family protein — MKDIHYADYATKAVEILSKGAFLNTTAEGIDNTMTIAWGSIGFMWGKPIFTVMVRKSRHTFELLEKNPEFTVSIPLNDMKSALGICGSKSGRDTDKFAVAKLEKLAGQKISTPAIKGAGLHFECKVVYKQVMSDDHLQKAAADKWYADKDWHTLYYGEIVSAYLED, encoded by the coding sequence ATGAAAGATATTCATTATGCTGACTACGCTACAAAAGCAGTTGAAATTCTAAGCAAAGGCGCATTTTTAAATACGACCGCTGAAGGTATAGATAACACGATGACAATTGCTTGGGGTTCGATTGGCTTTATGTGGGGAAAACCAATTTTTACAGTTATGGTAAGAAAATCTCGTCATACCTTCGAACTGCTTGAAAAAAATCCCGAATTTACGGTAAGCATTCCACTAAACGATATGAAATCTGCGCTCGGCATCTGCGGATCAAAATCCGGTCGGGATACAGATAAATTTGCCGTTGCCAAGCTCGAAAAATTAGCAGGTCAAAAAATTTCCACCCCTGCGATCAAAGGTGCCGGATTACACTTTGAATGTAAAGTTGTTTATAAACAAGTCATGAGTGATGATCATTTGCAAAAAGCTGCTGCTGATAAATGGTACGCTGATAAAGATTGGCATACGCTTTATTATGGTGAAATTGTTTCTGCGTATTTAGAAGACTAA
- a CDS encoding DeoR/GlpR family DNA-binding transcription regulator: MMIERHNKILNLVNTNRKIEVAKLSDALQVSQVTIRKDLIALEEKGLLKREHGFAVMVASDDINHHLAFNYNLKHEIAVKAALLVNDGETVMIESGASCALLAEEIAKQKRDITIITNSAFIAAYIRKIPFVKIILLGGEYQNESQVMVGPITKQCIENFYVDKIFVGTDGFNPKFGFTGNNYMRVETIKAMAERANKIIILTESAKFMQQGVVAQFEAAKVDYVFTDSDIPQKALTYLQDKKVNVQLVPVES, from the coding sequence ATGATGATAGAGAGACATAACAAAATACTCAATCTCGTAAATACAAATAGAAAAATTGAGGTTGCAAAACTTTCTGACGCACTACAGGTTTCACAAGTTACCATTCGTAAAGATTTAATTGCCTTAGAAGAAAAAGGGCTTTTAAAACGTGAACATGGCTTTGCAGTGATGGTTGCCAGTGATGACATCAATCATCACCTAGCTTTCAATTATAATCTTAAACACGAAATTGCCGTCAAAGCCGCATTGCTCGTCAACGACGGAGAAACGGTTATGATAGAATCTGGTGCATCTTGCGCACTCTTGGCCGAAGAAATCGCAAAACAAAAACGCGATATCACCATTATTACAAATTCCGCTTTTATCGCCGCTTACATCCGTAAGATTCCATTTGTAAAAATTATTTTGTTGGGCGGAGAATACCAAAATGAATCACAAGTTATGGTAGGCCCTATTACAAAGCAATGCATTGAGAATTTTTACGTAGACAAAATTTTTGTTGGTACGGATGGCTTCAATCCAAAATTCGGCTTTACCGGTAACAATTATATGCGTGTAGAAACAATAAAAGCGATGGCAGAGCGAGCGAACAAAATTATTATCCTCACTGAATCCGCAAAGTTTATGCAGCAAGGTGTAGTCGCGCAATTCGAAGCTGCAAAAGTAGACTATGTGTTTACCGACAGTGACATTCCGCAAAAAGCATTGACCTATCTTCAAGACAAAAAAGTCAATGTACAGCTTGTCCCTGTTGAATCATAA
- a CDS encoding fructose-6-phosphate aldolase encodes MEYLFDTANLEDIRKYSEIFPITGITSNPSIVKLEGKIEFFQHFKEIRQIIGFDKTLHIQILAENAEDIIAEANTLLSKIDDQIFIKIPVTPQGLKAMRLLKADGVHITATAIYTKMQGLLALEAGADFIAPYVNRMQNLDINAYEVIQTFAKMIEQYHYPAKIVAASFKNMHQVNAAFEYGAQTVTIPPSLLIDAFKMPSIQKAIDDFSADWGKTFGDISITKLK; translated from the coding sequence ATGGAATATTTATTTGACACAGCGAACCTTGAGGACATAAGAAAATACAGCGAAATTTTTCCTATCACCGGGATTACCAGTAACCCTAGCATTGTAAAATTAGAAGGTAAAATCGAATTTTTTCAACATTTCAAAGAAATTCGTCAAATCATCGGCTTTGATAAAACACTACACATCCAGATTTTAGCCGAAAACGCTGAAGATATCATTGCCGAAGCAAATACGCTTCTCAGTAAAATTGATGACCAAATCTTCATCAAAATTCCTGTCACACCACAAGGTTTAAAAGCAATGCGTCTTTTAAAAGCAGACGGTGTTCATATTACGGCAACTGCAATTTATACAAAAATGCAAGGTTTATTAGCCCTAGAGGCTGGGGCAGATTTTATTGCTCCTTATGTAAACCGCATGCAAAATCTAGATATTAATGCATATGAAGTCATTCAAACGTTTGCAAAAATGATTGAGCAATATCATTACCCTGCAAAAATTGTAGCAGCCAGCTTTAAAAATATGCATCAAGTCAACGCAGCCTTTGAATATGGTGCCCAAACAGTCACAATTCCACCTTCCCTTCTGATCGATGCCTTTAAAATGCCGTCAATTCAAAAAGCAATTGATGATTTTTCTGCGGATTGGGGAAAAACCTTTGGGGATATTTCAATCACTAAATTGAAATAA
- a CDS encoding DUF4127 family protein, which produces MDRKLRILFSVCLLMVFMSVPAFAGIRPQVIFIPHDDRPISFEQTIDTIKKLDYDVLVPPKELLGNRTSLGMSEELWQWLFENAKQSDAVVLSSDSLLYGSLVASRKHTLDLDTVVDRVGRFEKLHADNPRLKIYAFGSIMRSPRSSSGGEEPGYYAKYGPDIFTLTSLQDKAESDKLTRSEKKQVEKLKKMIPEAAMEDWMERRGKNFTANEKLVELAKKDVFAYLALGRDDNAPYSQTHKESRLLSEQAGDLGVSKFQTLAGIDEMGMVMLTRAINDMSWHIPLVAVHYADGVGADTVPTYSDEAIGKSIRSHLFAAGAVPVATSKRADLILMVNTAQDGSTSEANYPDNTASLRSNTKKFVKQVKAYLDAGYPVAVADISFANGADNALLAALEQEGLLSKLSSYSGWNTANNSAGFAIGQGILADKMKVEDKNQLLSVRFMDDWAYQANIRQTLAAQLQGMQGGTYSQLDAVKPAIVKSANEKMNAFAAQHLEEFTVKKVDVDFPWNRMFEASVKIEE; this is translated from the coding sequence GTGGATAGAAAACTAAGGATTTTATTTAGTGTTTGTTTGTTGATGGTTTTTATGTCTGTACCTGCGTTTGCAGGGATACGGCCGCAGGTTATTTTCATCCCGCATGATGATCGGCCGATATCGTTTGAGCAAACGATTGATACGATAAAAAAACTTGACTATGATGTTCTTGTGCCGCCTAAGGAATTATTGGGGAATAGAACATCACTAGGAATGTCTGAAGAACTATGGCAGTGGTTATTTGAAAATGCAAAGCAATCGGATGCGGTGGTTTTATCTTCAGATTCTTTGTTGTATGGAAGTTTAGTCGCTTCACGAAAACATACGCTGGATCTTGATACGGTTGTAGATCGTGTGGGACGATTTGAAAAATTGCATGCGGATAATCCACGTTTAAAAATCTACGCTTTTGGATCGATTATGCGTTCACCGCGAAGTAGTTCCGGTGGTGAGGAACCTGGTTATTACGCAAAGTATGGACCGGATATTTTTACATTAACTTCGTTGCAAGACAAAGCGGAAAGCGATAAGCTGACAAGGTCAGAAAAGAAACAAGTTGAGAAATTGAAAAAGATGATACCGGAAGCGGCAATGGAAGACTGGATGGAAAGACGCGGTAAGAATTTCACTGCGAATGAAAAATTAGTTGAACTTGCCAAGAAAGATGTGTTTGCATATTTGGCTTTAGGTCGTGATGATAATGCGCCTTATTCGCAGACACATAAAGAGAGCCGGCTGCTGAGCGAGCAAGCTGGGGATTTGGGTGTCTCGAAGTTCCAGACGTTAGCTGGGATTGATGAAATGGGTATGGTGATGTTAACCAGAGCGATTAATGATATGAGCTGGCATATTCCGCTGGTTGCTGTGCATTACGCAGATGGTGTGGGTGCAGACACTGTACCTACTTATTCTGACGAAGCAATTGGAAAGTCAATTCGGTCTCATTTATTTGCTGCCGGAGCGGTTCCCGTGGCTACAAGCAAACGAGCTGATTTGATTTTGATGGTAAATACAGCACAGGATGGCAGCACCTCAGAAGCAAATTATCCTGATAATACAGCAAGTTTACGTTCGAATACGAAAAAATTTGTAAAACAGGTGAAAGCGTATTTGGATGCCGGATATCCGGTTGCTGTTGCTGATATTTCTTTTGCCAATGGTGCAGATAATGCCTTACTGGCAGCGCTTGAGCAAGAAGGTTTGCTGAGTAAATTATCATCGTATTCCGGATGGAATACAGCCAACAACAGTGCTGGTTTTGCAATTGGGCAAGGGATCTTAGCGGATAAAATGAAAGTGGAAGATAAGAATCAATTGCTTAGTGTTCGTTTTATGGACGATTGGGCGTATCAAGCGAATATCAGACAAACGCTTGCTGCCCAGCTACAAGGCATGCAAGGGGGCACATACAGCCAGCTTGATGCGGTAAAACCTGCAATCGTAAAATCGGCAAATGAAAAAATGAATGCATTTGCTGCGCAGCATTTAGAGGAGTTCACGGTGAAGAAAGTCGATGTTGATTTTCCTTGGAATAGAATGTTTGAAGCAAGTGTGAAAATAGAAGAATAA
- a CDS encoding DUF2225 domain-containing protein, producing MAVGFTYSVERDCPICGEKMQVTKTRSRLIKVKQDSDFCVHYKDFNPYYYDIWVCSNCGYASDEKHFNTLREKEKVKISEFLKDRKVKIQYSEVRTREEAVNAFKLAIYFADLIEAPSSRMAGLYLKLSWLYREAGEEEKEQEVLKRALEAYDKALTTERFPIGSMTDTMVTYLIGELYRRTGNKEKAVQYLSRVIGDQRSRMEPAIYNLARDLWQDMRKEEEAE from the coding sequence ATGGCAGTGGGATTTACTTATTCAGTAGAAAGAGATTGTCCAATTTGCGGAGAGAAGATGCAGGTAACAAAAACACGGTCGCGCTTGATTAAGGTCAAACAAGACAGTGATTTTTGTGTGCATTATAAAGATTTTAATCCATATTATTATGATATTTGGGTGTGTTCAAATTGTGGATATGCTTCGGATGAAAAGCATTTTAATACATTACGGGAAAAAGAAAAAGTTAAAATTAGTGAATTTCTAAAGGATCGCAAGGTAAAAATTCAATATAGTGAAGTTCGAACACGTGAAGAAGCGGTCAATGCTTTTAAACTAGCGATTTATTTCGCGGATCTGATTGAGGCACCGTCGAGCAGGATGGCAGGATTGTATTTAAAACTGAGCTGGTTGTATCGTGAAGCCGGCGAAGAGGAAAAAGAACAGGAAGTTTTAAAGAGAGCATTAGAAGCGTATGATAAGGCTTTGACTACAGAACGTTTTCCGATCGGCAGCATGACGGATACGATGGTCACGTATTTAATTGGTGAACTTTATAGACGAACCGGGAATAAGGAAAAGGCAGTGCAATATTTGAGCCGGGTCATTGGTGATCAACGTTCACGGATGGAGCCAGCAATTTATAATTTGGCACGTGATTTATGGCAGGATATGCGTAAAGAAGAGGAAGCAGAATAA
- a CDS encoding ArsR/SmtB family transcription factor — MNLELQQFKAEFFKALAHPLRIRILELLAQGDKNVNELQSLLGSEGSAVSQQLAILRNKNIVHGTKDGNKVTYSLRDPMILELLEVAKQIFNNHLVDTISMLDRFKEEE, encoded by the coding sequence GTGAATTTAGAATTACAACAGTTTAAAGCAGAATTTTTCAAGGCTTTGGCGCATCCACTTCGAATTCGTATTTTGGAACTGTTGGCGCAAGGGGATAAGAATGTAAATGAGCTGCAATCCTTGCTGGGCAGTGAAGGTAGCGCGGTTTCACAGCAATTGGCGATATTGCGCAATAAAAATATTGTGCACGGGACAAAAGATGGAAACAAAGTGACCTATTCCTTACGTGATCCGATGATTCTCGAATTGCTTGAAGTTGCTAAGCAGATTTTTAACAATCATCTGGTGGATACAATTTCTATGTTGGATCGATTTAAGGAAGAAGAATAA
- a CDS encoding NADH-quinone oxidoreductase subunit B family protein yields MNEEELGNDLKKRIQEVLNGSLHIRHVDTGSCNGCDFEMSTLSNPIYDISRFGVSFVPSPRQADLLMVTGGVTRNLEKALKRTYEAVPNPKMVLAVGACACGGGVFGETYANAGGVDQFVPVYAYVPGCPPRPQALIQGILLALGQYEKILKRGE; encoded by the coding sequence GTGAATGAAGAAGAATTAGGAAATGACTTAAAGAAACGGATTCAAGAAGTTTTAAATGGGTCACTTCATATTCGGCACGTTGATACGGGATCTTGCAATGGGTGCGATTTTGAAATGTCAACTTTGTCGAATCCAATTTATGATATAAGCCGTTTTGGTGTTAGTTTTGTTCCTTCACCACGTCAAGCGGATCTGTTGATGGTAACTGGCGGTGTAACACGTAATCTTGAAAAAGCATTGAAGAGAACTTATGAAGCAGTACCGAATCCGAAAATGGTACTGGCAGTTGGCGCATGTGCTTGTGGCGGCGGCGTTTTTGGTGAAACGTATGCCAATGCGGGCGGTGTGGATCAATTTGTGCCGGTGTATGCTTATGTTCCGGGGTGTCCGCCAAGACCGCAGGCATTGATACAAGGAATTCTACTTGCGCTTGGTCAATATGAAAAAATTCTTAAACGGGGTGAATAG
- a CDS encoding 4Fe-4S binding protein: MFDMFRKVWKIGTVTQKQPFDSAPKKYRGKLVLTAVPNTDWEACIAACPTGALYKQGDKICLFHGNCIMCGQCVKVCQTDAIVQTTDCYLAARSTTDLLVSVDKDPVQ, encoded by the coding sequence ATGTTTGATATGTTTAGAAAGGTTTGGAAAATCGGAACGGTTACACAAAAGCAGCCGTTTGATTCTGCGCCGAAAAAATATAGAGGAAAACTCGTGCTTACAGCCGTACCGAATACCGATTGGGAGGCATGTATCGCCGCGTGTCCGACGGGGGCACTTTATAAGCAGGGTGATAAAATCTGCTTGTTTCATGGCAATTGTATTATGTGTGGTCAGTGTGTAAAGGTTTGTCAGACGGATGCGATTGTGCAAACAACAGATTGTTATTTGGCGGCAAGGTCAACAACAGATTTATTGGTCTCTGTGGATAAAGATCCAGTGCAATAG
- a CDS encoding hydrogenase large subunit, translating into MDAKRRAIKKLLQHLGGAVLQVQEKERETSIRLDKKDLPEACLYICQEKQWRLFTMVGNDERQINGYFALYYVFAVDAFDHFISIKIYITEDDPTFPSLAAYLPVLNWYEREVNDLFGLRAIGHPNRSPLIFHGNWPEDVYPLRKDYVESKFVPSEQESEAFTQYVGEDVTEIPVGPIHAGIIEPGHFRFGAVGDTVLHLDARLFYTHRGIEKQLEGKTFTQAMFLIERVCCVCNVSHAVAFAQAVERAAQMKIPVRARYIRTLYLELERLYNHVGDVGNICAGYGFAIGKSQGARMRELLLHLNEELTGHRYLRGMIVPGGVKQDLRKDEMDRIAQAMNTLDPDFQDLADILLNHEIAVDRMETTGRLNLKQVTDLGAVGVAARASGRDIDCRRDLPYAAYDQLDFAVVLQKEGDVLDRIKVRILEVFNSILLIRQILQALPEGDIFQEIPAIPAYETSFGWTESARGENCHWLMVDEKQKIYRYRIRSASYSNWPVVPIAVPGNIVADFPLINKSFELCYSCCDR; encoded by the coding sequence TTGGATGCGAAGAGAAGAGCGATAAAAAAATTGTTGCAGCATTTAGGCGGCGCTGTTTTACAGGTGCAGGAGAAGGAACGAGAAACGAGTATTAGGCTGGATAAAAAAGACCTGCCGGAGGCTTGTTTATATATTTGTCAGGAAAAGCAATGGAGATTGTTTACGATGGTGGGCAATGATGAGCGGCAAATCAATGGGTATTTTGCACTTTATTATGTGTTTGCCGTGGATGCATTTGATCATTTCATATCGATTAAAATTTATATAACTGAAGATGATCCTACGTTTCCATCACTTGCTGCGTATTTACCGGTATTGAACTGGTATGAACGTGAGGTCAATGATTTGTTTGGGCTTCGTGCAATCGGTCATCCGAATCGTAGTCCATTAATTTTTCATGGAAATTGGCCGGAAGATGTGTATCCGCTTCGCAAGGATTATGTGGAGTCTAAATTTGTTCCAAGTGAACAAGAAAGCGAGGCGTTTACGCAGTATGTTGGCGAGGATGTAACTGAAATTCCCGTAGGGCCGATTCATGCGGGCATTATCGAACCCGGTCATTTTCGTTTTGGGGCAGTTGGTGACACGGTGCTGCACTTAGATGCTCGTCTTTTTTATACGCATCGCGGAATCGAAAAACAGTTGGAAGGCAAAACCTTTACGCAAGCGATGTTTTTAATTGAACGTGTTTGCTGCGTTTGTAATGTTTCTCATGCAGTAGCTTTTGCGCAAGCGGTAGAACGTGCTGCGCAGATGAAAATTCCTGTAAGAGCAAGGTATATCAGAACGTTATATTTAGAGCTGGAACGTTTATATAATCATGTGGGTGATGTTGGCAATATCTGTGCGGGGTATGGATTTGCAATTGGCAAGAGTCAAGGTGCGCGTATGCGAGAACTGTTGCTGCACTTAAATGAAGAATTGACGGGGCATCGCTATTTGCGTGGTATGATTGTCCCTGGCGGAGTAAAACAAGATCTTAGAAAAGACGAAATGGATAGGATTGCGCAGGCGATGAATACGCTCGATCCTGATTTTCAAGATTTGGCGGATATTTTACTCAATCATGAAATCGCCGTGGATCGGATGGAAACTACAGGGCGATTAAACTTGAAACAAGTCACGGATTTAGGGGCTGTTGGCGTTGCGGCACGTGCGTCGGGGCGCGATATAGATTGTCGTCGCGATTTACCTTATGCGGCGTATGATCAACTGGATTTTGCTGTGGTGTTACAGAAAGAAGGCGATGTACTGGACAGAATTAAAGTTCGGATTCTAGAGGTATTTAATTCGATCTTACTGATCCGGCAAATTTTGCAGGCATTGCCCGAAGGTGATATTTTTCAGGAAATTCCGGCAATCCCAGCGTATGAGACCAGCTTTGGCTGGACAGAATCTGCACGCGGAGAAAATTGTCACTGGCTTATGGTAGATGAGAAGCAAAAAATCTACCGATATCGCATCCGCTCTGCTTCGTACAGCAATTGGCCAGTTGTGCCGATCGCGGTACCGGGCAATATTGTGGCAGATTTTCCGCTCATCAATAAAAGTTTTGAACTGTGCTATTCTTGTTGTGATCGATAG